Within Oryzias melastigma strain HK-1 linkage group LG23, ASM292280v2, whole genome shotgun sequence, the genomic segment AGCTGTCCAAGTTTCCTGCTGGGCTTTTGAATGACAAAGTAAACTTGACCTTCATCTACCTTCAACATAATGAGTTAACTTCTGAGGCTATTGGGGGGGCTTTCAAGGGGTTAAAAGGGCTGCTGTCCCTGGATGTCAGTTACAACAAGCTAAAGAAGCTGCCAACTGGACTCCCTAACTCACTGGAAATCCTCTACGCTGACCACAATGAGATCGAGAGCATCGGATCAGGGTACCTGAACAAGTTGCCCAATCTGAGATACCTGAGGATCTCTCACAACAAGATGGTGGACTCTGGAATCCCCGCTGGGGTTTTCAATGTGACGTCCCTCACGGAACTGGACCTCTCTTTCAACAAGCTGCAGTCCATTCCTGAGATCAACGAGCAGCTGGAGCAACTCTACCTTCAGGCCAACGAGATCAACAGTGAGTTTTAGGAAAATGGTGCCATGTTTGATTTCATGGGTTTTTTTTGGGGATATTTTAGAACAAAGCACAGAcagatttttgaaaagtttaaaaaaagcatcccACCTTCTGTAATtcaagctatgttcacactacCCTTGGAAATACGGTTTCAAACGACCATTTCTAATGATAACTCTatggaaatgcattttttttagctacaaaagtttctacaaccatATTTGGGCTCTACATTGAATATGTGTTGAAAGTACATctaggtcaaactttgaccagttGGCGACCAGTCAGAGGATTGGAATTTGGTATTGACGAATGGTTGGTCTCCCTCtgaattcatggaagtgccaaccatttgaaaattgaacatgaaggagaaattcacAATTGGAGTCATAATTAcgtgataaaacacaaaccaactcacgcaatAAGTTATTAAAGACACGGTGACAGACGTGAACAATATTTTGATTTACAGTGGATACATTCCAATTTCTGCCAACGCTCaacatcatctatcaaaggagacgtcggcgtcttattcaagCCATGGGAAATTTTGGGTAATCGTGGTCGGTGATTTTAGTATAATGAGACCTATAGTGATGCAGTCTCTGAATTTGAAATGGTTCCATTGCAGAGGTTGGGGAGCCAtgttttaattggaacagccaacacatcaaaaaacggcgagttggggacacccgaaaTGTCAATGTTTTTAGGCGGTGTCTTTAATCAAACGTGAAAACGTGACAAATTGGGAATGACAATGTGTTGCCTGCACATAAAATCCAGCTGAACTTCTTATGGGACGCTCCTAAACTATTGTACAGTATATTAAAAGGCATATATGGataatttatcataaaaattcAAACACAATGTAAATCCATTGCCTTCTAGGgactaaagtatttttaatacatgaaattaaatgtttttatctctGTACAATGTCTAAATCTCTCTTTGTCTCTAAACAATCTCTATATTCTAATTATgaatttctgggtttttttgtgttcttttgcaGAATTTGACCTCTCAAGTTTCTGCAAGTACACTAGTCCTCTCAACTATTCCCGCCTGAAGCATCTGCGCCTGGACGCCAACAACATCACGCACAGCAGCATGCCTCCCGAGACCTCCAACTGCCTCCGCGTGGCTTCGGATGTCATGTTCGAGTAGGGATCTCCGTCTGAGTTTTGATCCAGCCTTCTACTGCCAGGACACAAGCCAACACCAAATTCTCCTTCTGGGTTTACAAGTCGTATCACTCCTTTTATAGAGCTGTCATCTCCTTGCACTTCTGAGCATCAAACAAATCTGTAATATTGTAAATGTTGATCATGTTGAATATCACTCACAGTGAAGGGccgttttttttacaaaaaattgttgatttacactaaaaaagatgaatggaaCAAAATTAAACAGCTGATCACCAGTGgaagtatgtttaaaaaatcttaaagtaaagaaaaaaaacacttgaaaaaaaacttttaagtcATATATTAATACAATTTAGTTCTCATTTTATTGTATGCTACATTGTTTTGCATGTATTATGGCACAATAATCAGTAAGACAGGACTGTGTCCACTGTGTAATGTGATTCAAATGTATTATAGAACTCATACAAGTATATTatgtgtgtaaaaataaaaatactttaaagtaaaagctAATAGTGGCAACCATCAACGCCCAGTGTTAGGTAATTTGAACTGTCGATTGCTTTAAGCtctaaaattcacatttttatagcTCTTTAAATTGTATCATCTGTCGTTGCgcactttgaaaatatttcttatcTTATTGTTTACATGTCAATTTTCTCCTGCCGTGCACATAACAATAATGTTTCTGTTTGCATGCATCCAAAGGTGCCATTCTTACAAAAACATATTCTCTAGCTTTTGCAGATGGCTTAGTTAGTTTTGCAATAAACCTGTTGATTGATCTGTTAttagactctttttttttttaaaaaaaaggactttgaCTTGGTATCTGCTGGATTGGATTTATGTTGAAACAAAACGCAGctgaataaagtatttcaaccatttttgaatggaatcatttttttccctcagctTTTAATTTCTGgtgcaaaattaaatatttcacatAAAATATTCTACATTAGGTTCTACATTCCCCTTTTTTATCCTACCATTCTTAATAGTCTAgttgatttttaatgtttgtatatatttttggtaacactttagataaggtgctacaaaacactcaatatgATCCTGACAAAgataattaatatatttgttaagGTTGTAATCAGTTTATTATTGTGGCCTTTGTAGGCAATaatctcactttagatgttgaTATTCTTACTAAATAtcttaataaaccttatttggcttattgtacTAATacatgtcttactaacaccttataaacacattaataatgtttgttaatgttttaataaatctttttaagagatcttattataaagtgttactaTTTTTGTAGATTTACTAGActgcaaatgttcaaaaaaatcttaaagtagttaaaaacaaattttaaataatatagtACTTCAAGGATAGACGAAAGTATATATgcgaataaaataaacattttttttaatttatgggtaaaacattttttagctatAATATATTCTACTTTTCCCTGTGGGTCAAACAGGTTTCAGCGTGGTAAGAGTGAATTATGTGAGGTCACGGCAACAGAGCTGTAAACAATTTTTAAGGAGATGCCTTGTCCTCCGAGGGCCTCTTTCAGTAAAAGCACATACTGTGGAAAATACTTTGagatacatgtttttattactaCCAATACACTTTAAATTGTTCAACcacagacaaaaatgttgtagaaaacataaaaaaagagaaatcttgCTGTATAAAAGAAATCAGTAGATCACAAGTTTATCATGATAGATTTACATCCTTGCATATAATGCTTTATATGTGTCTTACCTGAGCATGAAGCATTAAAAAAGGTAattctttaaacaaaatatactATCTTGAAGCCACTTTGCGACTATAATGTCCAGAAAGCTTTTGTAACAAGTGGACTCCTAATTTAATTAAGGATAAGCTACCTATAATTAACTATTAATACTGATTGAAGAACGCTGGCCTTTTAACCATCTCTTGGTTTTATCTGTACACCTTGGTCTCTTGGctgtaaagtgctttataaataaagatagaTTGGATTGGATTGAAACCTCAGGCGGCCTTTCATGACTGCCATGGAAACACTTGTGAGCTCAAGAGTTTTACTTGCTGCAAGAACTTTTGGGGAAACTGTTGTCACCATGGCAAAAGAATTACAGAGCAGGTTTTTGTATGACTGTGTAACGGGATGGGTGAAGTGTGGGCTGAAATTACTTGCTGGTGTAAATAAGGTGAAATCTAAAGTAGTTTTTCAGCTTTGCTGTCATTTTGGTCAAACATGACAGAAAGCCCAACATTTGCTGGAAGacactaaatataaaaataaaataatgatattgcgaacaacattttctaaaccagactgtacatttatttgtgtttatttgtgaagTACATTTGACTGAACTTACTTGACTGAGAAGCCACTTGAGGTTACTTAGTGAACTGAAGTGGCCCCAACTGCTTCAGACTTGAAGTCACTGATTTGACTCTTAGGGAGTATTCAGACTGGATATATTTGATTTGCTTAAactgaaccagagtttgtttcccctgaaGATCTGGAGCAAATTTTCAGCCTGAATACACCCAAATGGACCCTGGTCTGGGACTAGGAATAgttctctgacccatcttttgaggttcTCGGTCTGcttccaattggactgaactccagttcgctctgagtttcctcagtctgaataggctccatactcggagtggaacaaccaCCGCCACCGTAGCGGGCATTACGGGATGTAACCATAGTAGCGGATCAATGATAAGACACAGCAACtgttaaactacattttattactaaaggctcataaaaaaaaacaacttttaatgtgatacacattgcttcgcACACTGTTTTTCTGGCAATCTATTTGCCATAAACACTTACTAGTGTACCTTCTTAGCCATTATCTTCTCAGTTaccaccttgcagcatgcctctgcTGTACCagagtagcagtaaaaagtaaTGCCGTTGAATAAGATGTTTGAAATTGGTCCGCAAAGTATAAAGTTTGGATAAGGGAACAATtctgacaaggattgcaaagcgcTCCCTTAAGATGTGGCCGGTCCTGTCTTCGACCCTCCGTGGGCACGGACAACATATTAACCCAAAGCACCATTGAAGAACCATGCTAGCTTGCTATCCTGTCCATCGGGCGGCCGCTCCAAATTCCATGGGCTCTGTCACAGGCTGGCAACCTGCCCAGGGTGtatgtatcccgccttcactcAGCAGTAAGTGGGCACCAGCAGGttatgaaaatggatggaatttTAGGACAAAAACCCTTGCAttgagcggccatattggatgtATTTTCCACccttgatctagtcactgaaaacgtcatatGCCAAAAGTTCAGTCTCTGGTTGGTTGACGTGCCGCATCAACCTTGCTGGGGGCCAACGCCCAAATCAAGACCTCGTCTGTACACTGACTTAATAGTGAAACTTGACGCCCCTGCTGCGCCAAcggtgtttggtgtgaacgcacctttacattttctaaaagatgTTCAGTTATTATTTGGTGTgagaatttttgcttttttatgtttagtttttttgttcttttatattttacattactttttgtctgttttctggGTGCAGGTTTCCAGTTGCTGACTTCCCCTCTCACACCAGGTTTCCTTGTATATTCATCACAGCTGCTTTTTATTAGTTAGTCACCATTTAGTCTATTTAAGAGCTTAGTTTTCAAGCTATTGATGCCTAAACATGTGCGTTGTCATGCTTCAAGATCAGTTTCTGCTGTTATTATAATGTTGCACTGAAATAATGTATTATGTGTGTGTCTCTGGCATTTGTACCCACCATCAATCTCTTTTATGACACTATTTAGCGATAGAAATAAAACTCGATTAAAAACTATAACAAGGAGGTGGTGAAACACATTTTGGTGTAAACATTCCCTTTTATCCAGTTTGTTCAGTCTTAATATCCACATGCCATCCAAAATATAATAGCTTTTGTTGTTCAACCAGCATGCCTCAACAAAATAGTTAAAAGTAAATGGGAATTCTCAAGAAAACTCTTAAAACTGAACAAACCTATAAGGTTTTTGCATGGGTTATACATTCagtaaatgtttcaaaagtaaaaatgtgcaaCATTAGTGATTGTTCTGGGagaaaaagcagttttctgcctGTTTCTGAGTTTTCTGGTAGCAAAAGTGAAAAGATGTGCAGAtatgcaaaatatttatttaattttgtatttaatgcATTTAGGTTTTCTTCACTATTAAAGTGAGGGAACGTGTCGAATATGTTGGATTTTTATTGGGAAACCAgtgaaaatgttgaataaattCCTCTGTCTGCAGTTACCTTCATTCATATTCTTGGAGCACAGCTTCTGCTGCCTGTGTCTAGACGACAAAGTCCTTTATAAAGCCATAATCCTTCCCTAAAGTTCTGGTTCAGTGAGAATATGATTAGTTGTTGTGGAGTTGCAGCAGGGCTCCAGAGATTCTCCTCCaggaatatttttacttttaaccctattgtggaacaaaaaaaataaagtttggaaaTCATGGTGCCAAATGATGCAAGAATGATAACTAAGCAAAATACTACATTTCCAATTCCAAATATCTTTGAACTAAATTCCCAGaggaaaataaaggaaagaaaacCCTGGTGCTTCAGGCTTCTACTCCACACTGTCATCCTCCACAGTTAAGTGATTGACTGTCTTAATGAAGAAATAGCCTTCAGGTTGAAAGGAAGGAATGCCCCATTAAAAAAGACAGGGTTTAAATACCTCAGTGAAGCTCCTCTATAACCTCACCTGTCAGCTCTGCAACAAACCCCAAAGGCCCAGGAGCTGAAATGATCCATAAAACCGGTCGTGCACCCATCCCCCAGAGCCAGTGTCTTCTCCATGACAGGACAAATGGCTAAGTGGGGAGGGGTTGAAGAGCTGAACCCTCTTTGGAACACCAatgactttagtttttttgcaacaaatggaaggaaagagaaaaaaacaaagaggtgGGAAGAAACCACTAGGCTGGCAGAAATATATGTGACACTATTTCTGAAAGGACATCCCAACTCAGTCATCCTCCCACCAATAACAAGGGCTCCATCCTCTCTACTCAGTTGTATCTAACGTTCAGATCTGAGAGAAATAAACCAACAAAAGCACAAGTTCTGTTAAAAAGATAGCAGCATCTACTGAGTCAGACTTTGGCTGGTTGAGTTGCTGGGAAGCCCTGAACCTCATTGGCTGCAAGAGGACTCTCGTACcaactaaaaggtaaaaataattctatttattttatattttttagaataacgGAGGCTTAAAACCATttacaaatatgtattttgaccatttttaaactttaaaacatttgtgataCATTGATTTGAATGGGAGATATTGCATTTCTAGATAAATATCTATATTATTTCAGTTAACgcactaaaaaagtaaaaacgttGACACTAATTCACTTTGATCGCTTACGTTTTCTGATTCTTTATCGCTTATAAACCCAGTTTCTTAGTTCCTAAAGCATGAGGACGAGCTTTTTCCTCCAAATAGTTCAAAGTATTGAGGTGGATTTTAAATAAAGCCATCAACTGATCCCAAAAACGTATGCAACGTCAACACTGACTGCACAGGGAAATTAGCTGGCTCAATATAAAAGCTCCTGACAGGAAATGAGAACCATCATTTGtacacatcatttttttttcctacctcaaatttgtttttagtaaaTTAGTTCCATTTTGTGAACATCTGTGAGGCCAAGGATCAACAAGCCAAGAGTAACTCATattgtttttccaacatttttcaaagaGTTGAACCTTAAACTATTCTTGTAATACTTTGAATGTTGTGCTAACCCAAATTTCACAGGCTTAAGATCTGAGGCCGGCATTATGATTAAATTGAAAACTAAagacttccttttttttgcacctAATGCAACAACTAATCAGTTGCTCGGCAACAGCACATGTTCCGATCACAGTGGGGTGTATCTACAGCCTTAAAGCTTAGCTTAGACATAGTAGTTAgctaaaatttacaaaatatggcTCAAATCAAGagagcacttttttttccttagcaAACCAATAAATTTCACCCAAACCAAAGTGACAAGATTATTTGacaattttaagcaaaattttgACAAGATcataacagatttattttttcattaaggGATTGCACTTGTAGGCAGCTGCTTATGCAAGAGCATAAATGTGCACCGAAGGAAACGTCAGTTGCAGGAGCTCTGTGCATGCCTGATCACGGGGAAGAGCTGCCTCTCCACCCAAGTGAGGAGATTATCCTGTTGCATTCAAGTCTTTGCCGTCATCACTAGAAACTGGCACAGTCCTATTCTTGCATGCTGGAAGGTCACTAATCCTGACGCTTGCTAGTTTCTGCAAAACAACTTGCCCGCCAACATGCAGCAAAATCTCCTCGGCTTAAGTCTGACCTCCCTCCCATAAAACCATTACCTCTTATGCCTG encodes:
- the lum gene encoding lumican, with the protein product MLPLSLPLLVLLVSLAQCQQYDYDYQPLSMSMPSGPNCNQECTCPITFPSAMYCDNRKLRFVPVVPKGIKYLYLQNNMIEEIKAGVFDNVTDELRWLILDNNQITNPKIEKGTIDKLTALEKLFFSSNNLTEPIIPPSKSLDELKMTSNKLSKFPAGLLNDKVNLTFIYLQHNELTSEAIGGAFKGLKGLLSLDVSYNKLKKLPTGLPNSLEILYADHNEIESIGSGYLNKLPNLRYLRISHNKMVDSGIPAGVFNVTSLTELDLSFNKLQSIPEINEQLEQLYLQANEINKFDLSSFCKYTSPLNYSRLKHLRLDANNITHSSMPPETSNCLRVASDVMFE